The proteins below are encoded in one region of Festucalex cinctus isolate MCC-2025b chromosome 2, RoL_Fcin_1.0, whole genome shotgun sequence:
- the LOC144014787 gene encoding uncharacterized protein LOC144014787: protein MAPGDPRRGPLGTFAPLPACLQGNHGLQAPPLRPLGAGGPGTVALGPAVGHFSHQQLCYWPARASDPWVVSILTHGYELQFRRRPPASCRVRVTHRRPGKSLSSGPGAVRPPGQGCDRGRGPPGTARGLLLDILPCPKEDRCSLAPRVFTRFVEAALAPLQSVGMKVLPYLDDWLLCAPSRAQVIQDTSDLLSHVARLGIRVNLPKSSLVPSQRTDFIGVKLDTTVMRAHPPPRRRCSSPPCALSRGQAVALRRLLAAFGQADVHDGCGPVGSADTAPTTEVAERLPLGCQVAPPPEAQGVPSVPPRPGTLEGEGFSIERSPAGCGPRPPRNNHHGCQPHGLGCCLAAQDGSGKLVCARQGRSHQCAGASGGVLGTHALLAIPERTACSHTVGQHHDRVSNKPSGRRQVRPSVGDLPAPSQVGCSPSGQSTGHLSAGGSEPARGLSLPSGSSSGRVAPPPRGGAHDLEQLRHGGGRSLCLRGLNPLPTLVFPERGHQPSGSGCTGAAVAGVPSLRLSAAPSDMADASESSSGGAHAVADGPLLAGPDVVPPAPSTVLRRAVASPRQGGPVVSTGRSGLASRPSAPSRMCLATEGPQPLLTGCTESVTRTILNARAPSTRQQYANKWKLFVTWCGERGVDPVSCSIPTILVFLQSLLDKGRSQSTLKVYVAAISARHVGADGGSVGRHELVSLFLRGALRLRPRPAPRVPAWDLQLVLDGLCRPPFEPLAGADLLWVSRKTALLLAVASAKRVSDLHALSVSPECLRWHPDGAGVTLWPNTAFIPKVLSGSRSNQPLRLKRYVPTPADGGDRPELLCPVRALQCYIDATAGIRTSAQLFVCYGGPTKGSALSKQRLSHWVGDAIRHSYLLSGRPLPSGVRCHSTRSVATSWAALRGVSLEDICAAASWATPCTFSRFYSVDVASPHPLGVILGPAGASQ, encoded by the coding sequence ATGGCACCCGGCGACCCCCGCAGAGGCCCGCTGGGGACTTTCGCTCCTCTGCCCGCTTGCCTTCAGGGCAACCACGGGCTGCAGGCCCCACCTCTccggcccctaggggccggagggccagggactgtggccttggggccggccgtcggacatttttcccaccagcagCTCTGTTACTGGCCTGCTCGTGCCTCGGACCCATGGGTGGTCTCCATCTTGACCCACGGGTACGAGCTGCAGTTCCGACGCCGGCCTCCTGCTTCCTGTCGGGTCAGGGTGACTCATCGCCGACCCGGCAAAAGCCTCAGCTCTGGACCAGGAGCTGTCCGCCCTCCTGGCCAAGGATGCGATCGAGGCCGTGGACCCCCTGGCACAGCCCGGGGGCTTCTACTCGACATACTTCCTTGTCCTAAAGAAGACCGGTGCTCCCTCGCTCCGCGGGTCTTCACTCGGTTTGTGGAGGCTGCTCTGGCGCCCCTGCAGTCTGTGGGCATGAAGGTGCTGCCGTACCTCGACGACTGGCTCCTCTGCGCGCCGTCGCGGGCTCAGGTGATCCAGGACACCTCCGATCTCCTGTCTCATGTGGCCCGGTTGGGTATCAGGGTCAATTTGCCCAAGTCCTCTCTGGTCCCCTCTCAGCGGACGGACTTCATTGGTGTGAAGTTGGACACCACGGTTATGAGAGCCCACCCACCTCCTCGCCGACGATGTTCTTCGCCTCCTTGCGCTCTTTCGAGGGGGCAGGCTGTTGCCTTACGTCGCCTGCTTGCGGCTTTTGGGCAAGCTGACGTCCATGACGGCTGTGGTCCCGTTGGGTCTGCTGACACTGCGCCCACTACAGAGGTGGCTGAACGGCTTCCACTTGGATGCCAAGTGGCACCGCCACCGGAGGCTCAGGGTGTCCCGTcggtgcctcctcgccctggcaCCTTGGAGGGAGAGGGCTTTTCTATTGAGCGGAGTCCCGCTGGGTGTGGCCCCCGCCCGCCGCGAAACAATCACCACGGATGCCAGCCTCACGGGCTGGGGTGctgtctggcagcacaggacggctcagggaagttggtctgtgcgcgacagggtcgatcacatcaatgtgctggagcttcgggcggtgtacttggcactcatgcacttcttgccatacctgagcggacggcatgttctcatacggtcggacaacaccacGACCGTGTTTCAAATAAACCGTCAGGGCGGCGTCAGGTCCGCCCGTCTGTTGGAGACCTCCCAGCACcttctcaggtgggctgctccccgtctggccagtctacgggccacctatctgccgggggttcggaaccagctcgcggactctctctcccgtcggggtcctcctccgggagagtggcgcctccacccagaggtggtgcgcatgatttggagcagcttcggcacggcggaggtcgatctctttgcctccgaggactcaacccactgcccactttggtTTTCCCTGAGCGAGGCCACCAGCCCTCTGGGTCTGGATGCACTGGCGCAGCCGTGGCCGGAGTGCCTTCTCTACGCCTTTCCGCCGCTCCCTCTGATATGGCTGACGCTTCAGAGAGTTCTTCAGGAGGGGCACACGCTGTTGCTGATGGCCCCCTTCTGGCCGGCCCGGACGTGGTTCCCCCTGCTCCGTCAACTGTGCTCCGGCGAGCCGTGGCGTCTCCCCGACAGGGAGGACCTGTTGTCTCAACAGGGAGGTCGGGGTTGGCATCCCGACCCTCGGCGCCTTCGCGTATGTGTTTGGCCACTGAGGGGCCCCAACCGCTGCTGACCGGCTGTACAGAGTCTGTCACGCGGACCATTCTTAATGCGAGGGCACCGTCCACTCGGCAACAGTATGCCAACAAGTGGAAGTTGTTTGTGACGTGGTGCGGAGAACGCGGGGTGGACCCTGTTTCGTGTTCCATCCCCACCATCCTGGTTTTCTTGCAGTCCCTCCTGGATAAGGGCAGGTCTCAGTCGACTCTGAAGGTGTATGTGGCAGCTATTTCTGCCCGGCATGTTGGTGCTGATGGCGGCTCCGTGGGGCGCCATGAGCTGGTGTCCTTGTTCCTCAGAGGGGCTCTGCGTCTTCGTCCCCGCCCGGCTCCTCGGGTTCCGGCGTGGGATCTGCAGTTGGTGCTGGACGGCCTGTGCAGGCCTCCCTTCGAGCCCCTGGCGGGGGCGGACCTTCTATGGGTGTCGCGCAAGACTGCACTCTTGCTCGCCGTTGCCTCCGCCAAGCGCGTCAGCGACCTACACGCTTTATCGGTTAGCCCTGAATGCCTGCGATGGCACCCGGATGGCGCCGGCGTCACTCTGTGGCCGAACACTGCCTTCATTCCCAAGGTGTTGTCTGGCTCTCGTTCTAACCAGCCTCTACGGCTTAAACGTTATGTACCCACTCCTGCTGATGGGGGGGACAGGCCGGAGCTCTTGTGTCCGGTGAGAgccttgcagtgttacattgacgctacggcgggcattcgtacgtctgcccagctttttgtttgttatggtggtcctaccaagggctccgctctctccaagcagcgcttgtctcactgggtcggggatgccattcgccattcctacctgctgtctggccgccccctgccgtcaggggtgcgctgtcactccaccaggagcgttgccacgtcttgggccgccctgaggggtgtttccctggaggatatctgtgctgctgcctcatgggcgacgccttgcaccttctccaggttttatagcgtggatgtcgcctctccccatccgcttggcgtgatcttgggtcctgctggggcttctcagtga